The Chitinophaga flava genome has a segment encoding these proteins:
- a CDS encoding DUF6660 family protein: MKWLIYIMSLYILVLSCIPCNDTQAVAMYNHTEVTATHEHNHETQVDFCSPLCVCSCCNVQVTPATSVILPYHMHQVQVIFPVLPVTPLPLSSNTIWQPPRL, encoded by the coding sequence ATGAAATGGTTGATTTACATAATGAGCCTCTATATCCTGGTGTTGTCCTGCATCCCCTGCAACGACACTCAGGCTGTGGCCATGTACAACCATACCGAAGTTACAGCGACCCACGAACATAACCACGAAACGCAGGTGGATTTTTGTTCCCCTTTATGCGTATGCAGTTGTTGCAACGTACAGGTCACGCCAGCTACTTCGGTCATCCTTCCCTACCATATGCATCAGGTACAGGTAATTTTCCCTGTTTTACCGGTGACACCCCTTCCTTTATCGTCCAACACCATCTGGCAGCCACCCCGGTTGTAA